One part of the Helicoverpa armigera isolate CAAS_96S chromosome 3, ASM3070526v1, whole genome shotgun sequence genome encodes these proteins:
- the LOC110380307 gene encoding mitotic spindle assembly checkpoint protein MAD2B → MHNCFVDITTEFLAVAFHNILYYTSVYPKSIFDRRKKYNIVVNHSIHPEVNQYINLCLKSISECLKTDQLACIEFAVTDNQYNTLLKFVFQFHQNMNFDETGDAYLVQCEQNLRTFCLKLAAISNHFKHLPDDCSFSIYIHTNESNAVAISINPDFEEFPLVEVSDKTEVTQKIIPLTRFSIRNYGLDTFVEMK, encoded by the coding sequence ATGCATAACTGTTTTGTGGATATCACAACAGAATTCTTAGCTGTAGCCTTTCACAACATTCTATATTACACGTCAGTTTATCCTAAGAGTATCTTCGACAGGCGGAAAAAGTATAACATCGTTGTGAACCATTCAATACATCCTGAGGTGAACCAGTACATCAACTTGTGTTTGAAGAGTATAAGCGAGTGCTTGAAGACTGATCAACTAGCATGCATCGAGTTCGCTGTCACCGACAACCAGTACAATACGTTATTGAAATTTGTGTTccaatttcatcaaaacatgAACTTTGATGAAACTGGTGATGCCTATTTGGTGCAGTGCGAACAGAACCTTCGCACTTTTTGTTTAAAGTTGGCTGCTATAAGTAATCACTTCAAGCACTTACCTGATGACTGCAGTTTCTCCATATACATCCATACCAATGAGTCCAATGCTGTTGCCATATCAATCAATCCTGATTTCGAAGAGTTCCCGTTGGTTGAAGTCAGTGACAAGACTGAGGTGACTCAGAAAATTATTCCCCTCACCAGGTTTTCTATTAGAAATTATGGTTTGGATACTTTCGTAGAGATGAAATGA
- the LOC110380306 gene encoding gamma-butyrobetaine dioxygenase, with protein MFALRLATRAKHFAQSLPSAATIKLIHTQNVLHKNKTDDLLNVDIRGESLQFPYVWLRENCQCEQCYHTTAKSRILDWSKFDVNVKPKDVSNHQNYLQVTWDDGHTSQYNLNWLKLRGFAPEHQKNYTDTIYKPKKISWHGDEFNKIFSKHDYNEILNSDEALYNWLYQFSVYGVALIQNTPDSETAVDAIVNKIGFTKRTHYGVKFVVRNVPNTSNVAYLSSNLQLHTDLPYYEYCPGTNLLHCLVQTKSLGGENILSDCHFTARYMEEHHPEQYKLLTDTEIEWRDVGVEDGNEFFKLYREPVIRLDRHGEITRINFSIPQRGSQFPGPIETVKPWYEAHRNFLALNHKFAARFKTKAGDILCFDNIRLLHGRNAYEDSENNVRQLIGAYVDWDEIYSRLRCLKVKLKNEDGIC; from the coding sequence ATGTTCGCCTTGAGACTCGCTACCAGGGCGAAACACTTCGCTCAATCGTTGCCAAGCGCAGCTACTATCAAACTAATTCACACACAAAATGtgctacacaaaaataaaacggaCGATTTATTAAACGTAGATATCCGCGGCGAGTCTTTGCAGTTCCCATACGTGTGGTTACGAGAGAACTGCCAGTGCGAACAGTGCTATCATACCACGGCCAAAAGCCGGATTCTTGATTGGAGCAAATTCGACGTCAACGTTAAACCGAAGGATGTTTCAAACCACCAGAACTACCTGCAAGTCACATGGGACGACGGACACACATCCCAATATAATTTGAACTGGCTCAAACTCAGGGGTTTTGCGCCGGAACATCAGAAGAACTACACCGATACTATCTATAAACCCAAGAAGATATCGTGGCATGGTGATgagttcaataaaatattttccaaacatGATTACAACGAGATACTAAACTCGGACGAGGCCCTGTACAACTGGCTATACCAGTTTTCCGTGTACGGTGTCGCCTTAATACAGAATACTCCAGACTCGGAAACAGCTGTAGACGCGATAGTGAACAAAATTGGATTTACTAAGAGGACACACTATGGGGTCAAGTTTGTTGTGCGGAATGTACCGAACACGAGTAATGTGGCCTATCTGTCGAGTAACTTGCAGCTACACACTGACCTGCCCTACTATGAGTACTGCCCGGGAACGAATTTACTACATTGTTTAGTTCAAACAAAGAGCCTAGGTGGCGAAAACATACTATCGGACTGTCACTTTACTGCCAGATATATGGAAGAGCATCACCCAGAGCAATATAAGCTGCTTACCGACACGGAAATCGAATGGCGGGACGTTGGGGTAGAAGACGGCAACGAATTCTTTAAGTTATACCGCGAGCCCGTTATTCGATTAGACCGACACGGAGAAATAACGCGAATTAACTTTTCCATTCCACAAAGAGGCAGTCAGTTCCCTGGACCTATTGAGACAGTGAAGCCATGGTATGAAGCTCACAGAAACTTCCTGGCTTTGAATCATAAATTCGCGGCGCGGTTCAAGACGAAAGCTGGGGACATATTATGCTTTGACAATATTCGACTACTGCATGGAAGGAACGCATATGAGGACAGCGAGAATAATGTGAGACAACTAATAGGAGCCTATGTGGACTGGGATGAGATATACTCAAGGTTGAGATGCCTGAAAGTTAAACTAAAGAATGAAGATGGTATCTGTTGA